A region from the Dermacentor andersoni chromosome 11, qqDerAnde1_hic_scaffold, whole genome shotgun sequence genome encodes:
- the LOC126538984 gene encoding membrane metallo-endopeptidase-like 1, whose amino-acid sequence MNDEIKTYRFIWAPEGQRVIAMDNADTDVHKGIIVAMLHHTTLFNYAGLRTILEWAALASEKFRSASLGLSKAASGVLAKPPRWQECVRTVSNVLPEIVGYRYVQQKFSVEAKKEVEDLVKRIADVFNETIRGNEWMDNATKRAAESKLAKMAAKIGYPSWLLNMTYLEELYKYVPQLHLSSSFLEMYYAILKNNWMRTLVKLGRPFDQEAK is encoded by the exons atgaatgatgaaataaaaaCCTACAGGTTCATTTGGGCCCCTGAAGGACAACGTGTTATTGCCATGGATAACGCTGACACTGACGTTCACAAAGGAATAATAGTTGCAATGTtacacca CACGACGCTGTTCAACTACGCTGGCCTACGAACGATCCTGGAGTGGGCAGCACTTGCATCGGAAAAATTCCGCAGTGCTTCTCTTGGGCTTAGCAAAGCTGCTTCGGGGGTCCTCGCAAAACCGCCCAGGTGGCAAGAGTGCGTTCGCACTGTGAGCAATGTGCTGCCAGAGATCGTCGGTTACCGTTATGTCCAGCAAAAGTTCAGCGTGGAAGCCAAGAAAGAG GTCGAAGACCTTGTAAAAAGGATCGCGGATGTATTCAACGAAACGATTCGGGGAAATGAGTGGATGGACAACGCCACTAAAAGGGCTGCGGAGTCTAAG CTGGCAAAAATGGCAGCGAAAATTGGATATCCAAGCTGGCTACTAAACATGACATACCTCGAGGAACTTTACAAATAC GTGCCTCAGCTACACCTCAGCAGTTCCTTCTTGGAAATGTATTACGCCATACTCAAAAACAACTGGATGCGAACATTGGTGAAGCTCGGACGACCGTTCGACCAGGAAGCCAAGTAA